The following DNA comes from Brassica oleracea var. oleracea cultivar TO1000 chromosome C5, BOL, whole genome shotgun sequence.
AAGAAGTAATGAGTGATGGGTTGTTTTGTACAGGAGGAGAAGTTGAATAATTTGGGTATTGACAGTCAAAATGCCAGAGATTTTCAGAGGCCATACAAGTTCTCAAGCAAGCTCGAAGAAGACGAGAATGTTCAGAAGAATTCTCAGGAGAATCATACTGGCGATTCATCCTCCGAGGAGACGCAAAAGTCCTGAGAAGCAATAAGCTTTGTAAATATAGCCTTGAGAGTCATACTTGTGTTCCAAGAAATTGTGAGATACTTTTTTTGTATTGAACCTTCATTTGCTTTTCCATCAAGTTAAAAAGAGTTCGAATCTCAAATCTTCAACATTGAGCAGTTTAGTTATTAGATTAATTTTGATAACAAAACAAAGGAGACAAAAAACGAAATGAAAGTATCTCAAAACCAAAAAAAAAAAAGATGAAGAAATCTTTAGTACACAGTGCAAGTGAAGAAGAATCAAACGTTACAAATCATGTATCGTCCTTAGAAGGAGCAGAAGCTTGAGCTCCAAAGGTAAAGTAGTCTGTGATAACCTCCAAAGGCATACCTTTAGTCTCCGGAACCTTCAAGTAAACAAAGACCCACGAGATCACACAAACCGCAGCGTAGATACTGAACACACCGACGAGTCCAATGGAGCTGAGGAGAACTGGAAGCGAGTAAGTGACAATAATGTCACAAATCCAGAACACCATAGCGCAAATGGCGATGCAGAGACCACGGACTCTTGTCGGGAAGATTTCAGAACAGAGGATGTTTGGAATGGGACCGTAACCCATCACGAAGAAGCAGATGTATAGCACAACGCACACCGTTGAGAGCGCTGCGTTAGCAACTTTGCTGATCTGGACAAGCTCGCTGATGAAAAGGGCGACAAGTGAGACGATGAGGACAGGGATCGTCCAGAGAAGCAATGCCCTGCAATGAAAAACAGAACATGAGTAAACTTATGACACAAGCATAGGCTAGTAAAGTATTGGTTTATGGTATCATTTAGAAAAAAAAAAAATTACACATACATAAACCTTAAATTTATAAGAAAAAATATTAATATTGATTTATAATAAATTATCTATATGCCTTCTCTAAAATCTCAAGACCCGCGGAAAAATTTACATATATATAAACCTTAATTTTATAAAAAAATATTGGTATATATTTATAATAAATTATCTATATATTTTTTTCTAAAATCTCAGGACGACCGTGAATAGAAAGTCATAGCCTTTTGTTATTACCTTCTTCCAGAGACATCCATGAGTCTCATGGCAACAACAATAGCAGGAAGCATGAGTAAAGTTGTTAACCCGCTGATGAGGAACGAGGCAGAGATTGAGCTTAATCCGAAACTTGAGAGAAGAATGTCTACACCAGCACGTTCAAGAATCTGAGGAGTGTAGTAAAGAACTCCATTGATACCTGAAAACTGCTGTAGTATCTGAATCCCAACACCAACAACCAACGCACGCTTAACACCAGGCTCAAGAAGAGCTGACCAGAGAGGTCCAGTGGGAGGGGCCACGTCAGATCCATGAACCGACTTGGGACCAAGAACTGATCTGCTCACAAGGGCAGAAGCGTGAACGTAGCTGCCTCCATCGTGACCACCAGGAAGAGAAACAATTGAGCCGCGGCGAGACTCTGCACCGTCTTCTTTAAGGTAATAACGTTTGTACTCGCCGTTGTCGTATCTGTATCCCATGTGCCAACCACCGCCGATCCCCATGCTGTTTTCACCGTTAAGCGTGCTGTGGCGTCTCATGCTCAGCGTGCTTCCTCCTGTAGGATGTGGGATCACGTCCTTGTCCGTGCTTGTGGCCTGACGCGACATCAACGGGCTGCGAAGATCGTTGTCCGAGTCATCATCAGGTGCATTGTCATCGGTCGCGTAGTCATCGTGGTCTTTGTTGAACTGGCTCTCGACGTCTTTCTCCCAGTGAGCTGGTTTCATGTGGGGCACGTCAGCGTTAGTGCTGAACATGCTTCCGAAGATCCCACTCTTTGTGTTTCCACCTGCTTCAGGCATCTTCTCGTGTAGACTGTCGAATAGACCCACGATCGGGTCTTTGTGGATCCCCCTTTGGTTTGCTAAGCTTCCGTGGCGAGAACGTAGCCCAAGTGAACTCTGTTGTTGGTCCGTGACGGGTCGAGCAATGTAAGATTGGTTCTCGTGTGTTCCGAGAAGCCTCATTTGTCCGTCCTCATCGACAGTTTCAAGTGTTTCATGTTCCTCCAACGTTACTAAGAGATCCTCTAATGTCTTTTCTCCACCAATGTCTAATCCTTCAACAAGCAAAGCCATCTCATCTGCAAAAAAAAACCATAACAAAAACTGTTAATAGTAGCCAGGGCCGGTTCTGAGGCTCAGTTGGATGAAACATTCGTCTTGGTCCTAAATTCTAAAGAGATATTATACATAGTCAAATGATCTCCAAATTGTCAAATTTTTTTAATTAAGATTAGCCTAAAATATTTCATGACCTCCTAAATCTTAGAGCCGGTCCTGAAGTGGCTAAACCAAACAAAGATAGCGAGAAGGAGCCTTACCGGTAACATCTTCTCTGCCAGATAACATTTGAAGAACCTTCTTAGCCTCATCCATTCTTCCTTTACTAACCAACCAACGAGGCGACTCGGGCAAATAAAACACTGTGAATAACAAATACACAAGAGAAGGGATAGAGAGGACACCGAGCATGGCTCTCCAGCTAGGAGCATCGCTCAGGGACATAGTGAAAACCATGCAGTAAGACAGAAACATTCCACCAGAGCCAAGAAACTGAGGAAGAGTATTGAGCTGTCCTCTGATCTCTGGAGGAGCGGTCTCAGAGATGTAAACAGGGACAAGGGTAACGGCGAGACCGGCACCAAACCCATCAAGAAGCCTAGCTAAGCATAGGACATAGACGTTTGGAGACCAAAGCATTATCAAACCGCTGAGGAAATACATGACCGATGCTAGAATCAGCATGGGGCGTCTCCCGAGCCAATCAGAGATGGGTCCAGAGCAAGTGGTGATGACCGTTGCACCGATCAATGACATTGCTACAACAAGACCTTGAACAGAGGTTGCTAGATTCATATCTTTGTTGATATAAACCATTGCTCCTGCAACATTTTAGAAATCTTAAATGAGACTGATCTGATGCAAACAAATTCAAATCATCAAGAGAAGAGTTACAAACCAGCAATGGTGGCATTGTCCCATCCTTGCAAGAAATTGCCGATAGTGGCGGCGAGAGCAACGAGGGTCGCTCCCTTCATTGTTCAAACCAACCCTAAACACACAAAACCATAATTCAAAACAGTTCTATTCAGTGATTAGACATTTCAAAGTTTCAGACTTTTAGTCAACAATTCAAAAAAGGAAGAAAAAAGTTAAACTTTCCAAATCACAGTCAATTCAGAATATTGTTGAACCAAAAGATTTAGTAAAATTAAGTTTCAAAAAAATATATTTAGTAAATTAGACTACAAGATCCTTTAAACATTAGATCATCAATGAATATGAAAATGCAGCAACCTAGGAGGTAAAATATTAGCTTTTTAGTTTATGTGAACGAACGCAAAGAAAAGCTTTTTTTTTTTTTTTTTGCTAAAAGAAAAGCTTTTTAGTTTATGTGAATGAAAGCAAACAAAAAGATTGCTTCACTTTCTGGGGAAAAGGTGTCACCTTTTCTTTTTCTTCTGAAAGTACAATTCTCCTGCAGTCACGAGGAACTGAACTCTTCTTTTTTTAGTTTGCTTTGCCTTTTCGTCTTCGAATTATAAATCAAGAAAGAGAACAAGGGTGATTTTTGGAATATTTTGATCGTTGATTAACTTTTATTTTTCCCGGAGATGGAATCTACAATAAGGACAAGTAATGGTTTTCAAAATTATTGCTACAACACTAAGTAAACGAAAAAAATAATAATAATTGCTGCCATACCAACAAAAGTTTGGTTATTTCTTTTATTAAAAAAGGAGAAAACTATCGCTGCATGGGATTTAACTTTTTTTAACTAAAAAAATTGCATTTACATACATCAGTTCTCCTTGGCTGGTAAGAACTCTGTGGTGAAGAGCGATTTATGAGGATTGTGTAATGTTTTCGACACTTTATATAGAAGAGTCGAACAGAAATAATCATAATCAATCTATGTCACTATCAAAATTCTGATGTAAAGATCTAGGGAGAACTGTATCTGACTGAATACGTATACAGAAAAACATCATTGTCGTGACTCATCTATGAGTAGATTTGTAGGAAATTAATTTAAAGAGGGTCCGTCCGTTACGACATGGATCACGATAGAGAGGATAACGTTTTGTTCTTCGTCAAGAAAATATTATCTCTTTTTGTTATCATGAAAGT
Coding sequences within:
- the LOC106295205 gene encoding monosaccharide-sensing protein 1, which codes for MKGATLVALAATIGNFLQGWDNATIAGAMVYINKDMNLATSVQGLVVAMSLIGATVITTCSGPISDWLGRRPMLILASVMYFLSGLIMLWSPNVYVLCLARLLDGFGAGLAVTLVPVYISETAPPEIRGQLNTLPQFLGSGGMFLSYCMVFTMSLSDAPSWRAMLGVLSIPSLVYLLFTVFYLPESPRWLVSKGRMDEAKKVLQMLSGREDVTDEMALLVEGLDIGGEKTLEDLLVTLEEHETLETVDEDGQMRLLGTHENQSYIARPVTDQQQSSLGLRSRHGSLANQRGIHKDPIVGLFDSLHEKMPEAGGNTKSGIFGSMFSTNADVPHMKPAHWEKDVESQFNKDHDDYATDDNAPDDDSDNDLRSPLMSRQATSTDKDVIPHPTGGSTLSMRRHSTLNGENSMGIGGGWHMGYRYDNGEYKRYYLKEDGAESRRGSIVSLPGGHDGGSYVHASALVSRSVLGPKSVHGSDVAPPTGPLWSALLEPGVKRALVVGVGIQILQQFSGINGVLYYTPQILERAGVDILLSSFGLSSISASFLISGLTTLLMLPAIVVAMRLMDVSGRRALLLWTIPVLIVSLVALFISELVQISKVANAALSTVCVVLYICFFVMGYGPIPNILCSEIFPTRVRGLCIAICAMVFWICDIIVTYSLPVLLSSIGLVGVFSIYAAVCVISWVFVYLKVPETKGMPLEVITDYFTFGAQASAPSKDDT